The Leptospira sp. WS39.C2 genome contains a region encoding:
- a CDS encoding STAS domain-containing protein — MMEEFKIRLGFENGGNLPVIHISGEITSEAEEEIVQSYESIPQDKRVRVILNFSETSYINSAGIATLISLITKSSENQGKIEFAGLNTHFRKVMDIVGLTDFVLIHDSLHSALAQV, encoded by the coding sequence ATGATGGAAGAGTTTAAGATTCGATTGGGATTTGAGAATGGGGGAAACCTCCCTGTGATCCACATTTCTGGCGAAATCACGTCCGAAGCGGAAGAAGAAATTGTACAATCTTACGAATCGATCCCCCAAGACAAACGGGTACGTGTGATCCTAAACTTTTCGGAAACTTCTTACATCAATTCCGCTGGCATCGCCACATTGATCAGTCTCATCACAAAATCTTCCGAGAACCAAGGCAAAATTGAATTTGCCGGACTCAATACCCACTTCCGAAAGGTGATGGACATTGTGGGTTTGACTGATTTTGTTCTCATCCACGATTCTCTTCATTCTGCACTCGCCCAAGTGTAA
- a CDS encoding YgcG family protein, with protein MKTKPPINPTPQKNKQIGFICFFLMCLANVSLFDYPVPKLERRVMDHAGILSPATIDQIESKLKEFEAETSNQIAVYTTPSLQEESIEGVAIEIFDEWKLGQKSKGNGVLLIIAPNERKMRILVGRGLEGALTDIQAKHIVRNEITPSFKSKDMDGGVTAGVNAIMATIRGEYAPSEDDVQTSGRGTAEDVIPSGIVGGIFTFISLFIPSIGGVIFTIIGLLVILPLFTFLFGSTFGLIVAIILFVIIMFLRRKLGHGLGGGGGSDSGGYYGGWSSGGGSWSSGDSGSDSWSGGGGDSAGGGASGDW; from the coding sequence ATGAAGACCAAACCACCAATAAACCCTACTCCACAAAAAAACAAACAAATTGGATTCATTTGTTTTTTCCTAATGTGCTTGGCAAATGTTTCCCTTTTTGATTACCCAGTTCCTAAACTGGAAAGGCGTGTGATGGACCATGCAGGGATTTTATCTCCTGCAACAATCGACCAAATAGAATCCAAATTGAAAGAATTTGAAGCAGAAACAAGCAATCAAATTGCTGTTTACACAACACCAAGTTTGCAAGAGGAAAGCATCGAAGGTGTGGCTATTGAAATTTTTGATGAATGGAAATTAGGCCAAAAATCCAAAGGTAATGGAGTTCTCCTTATCATTGCGCCAAACGAACGTAAGATGAGAATTCTAGTGGGACGTGGACTCGAAGGTGCTTTAACTGACATCCAAGCCAAACATATCGTAAGGAATGAAATCACACCCAGTTTTAAATCAAAAGATATGGATGGTGGAGTGACGGCTGGTGTGAATGCAATCATGGCGACGATCCGAGGAGAATATGCTCCTTCTGAAGATGATGTACAAACTTCAGGCCGCGGAACAGCTGAAGATGTGATTCCTTCTGGAATCGTAGGGGGGATTTTTACATTCATTTCACTCTTCATACCTTCCATTGGTGGTGTGATTTTTACCATCATTGGTTTACTTGTCATCTTACCATTATTTACTTTTTTATTTGGAAGTACGTTTGGCCTCATCGTAGCAATTATTTTGTTTGTGATCATCATGTTCCTAAGGCGTAAACTTGGGCATGGACTCGGTGGTGGTGGCGGATCAGATAGCGGTGGTTATTATGGCGGCTGGTCTTCCGGGGGAGGTTCATGGTCGTCTGGTGATTCAGGAAGTGATAGTTGGTCCGGCGGTGGTGGTGATTCTGCAGGTGGTGGTGCCTCAGGTGATTGGTAA
- a CDS encoding TPM domain-containing protein, with the protein MSVLSRYFSKSDLDEIKSAVDEAESKTSAEIVPFFAESSHHYKEWAWFGAFLFGGLTGISFYTAQNTYGLVWGNESMFAVLSVWIGAILGLGIFAFFPKLRILLVPKNTKQYFVELRTKEAFLEEEVFRTKNRTGILIYISLFEHYVRVYPDKEIAKVVPKSEWNEAVRLIIEGMKSGKKKEGIVASILFCGDLLKKFNIKIEKDDKNEISNEIRDGGKLM; encoded by the coding sequence ATGAGTGTACTATCGCGTTATTTCTCAAAATCTGATTTAGATGAGATCAAATCTGCTGTTGATGAAGCAGAATCCAAAACTTCTGCTGAAATAGTCCCATTTTTTGCAGAGTCTTCCCACCATTATAAAGAATGGGCTTGGTTTGGAGCTTTTTTATTTGGTGGTCTAACAGGCATAAGCTTCTATACAGCACAAAATACATACGGACTAGTTTGGGGAAATGAGTCCATGTTTGCGGTTTTATCTGTTTGGATAGGAGCAATACTCGGACTTGGAATTTTTGCATTTTTCCCAAAACTTCGGATCCTTCTGGTTCCCAAAAACACAAAACAATACTTTGTCGAACTCAGAACCAAAGAAGCGTTTTTAGAAGAAGAAGTTTTCCGCACAAAAAACCGAACAGGTATCCTCATCTATATCTCTCTCTTTGAACATTATGTTAGAGTGTATCCAGACAAAGAGATAGCAAAAGTGGTTCCCAAATCTGAATGGAATGAAGCAGTTCGCCTCATCATTGAAGGGATGAAATCTGGTAAAAAAAAGGAAGGGATTGTTGCAAGTATCCTCTTCTGTGGAGACCTACTAAAAAAATTTAATATCAAAATTGAAAAAGATGATAAAAACGAAATTTCGAATGAAATTCGTGATGGTGGGAAATTGATGTGA
- a CDS encoding citrate/2-methylcitrate synthase yields the protein MSEVEIHIKGKTYKLPVIIGTDGKEGIDLTDFYRKTGLVTVDPGLFNTALGLSKVSRRDPEKGELTYRGYDLKELAYQSTFVETSFLLIYGNLPTKQELSDFSSRLSKHSMIHEDMLNLFDGFPGVANPLAVLSVMVTSLSSYYLEEYEEKLDMGVDLIARLLAKIRTIAAFTYKHAVGHPFVYPQDKNPYCTNFLYMMHKLPADHYNVPEEFDRILNQMWILHADHEQNVSNTAVQVVGSTQANLFASISAGIMAQWGAREGGRPTAAIGLIEDIIKTKTPVKDYFERFKRGGLNIQTNGFGQKAYDVVSPRAQVAREIIKEFYKGRKLSAVEDIALQIDEVVWNDPYFMENLLYPNLEYYSGLVFHTLGIPKNMFSVMQVIGRLPGWLAHWREQRMKGDFSKVRPKQIYVGENQRKYIPIANRL from the coding sequence ATGAGTGAAGTGGAAATCCACATCAAAGGCAAAACATATAAACTTCCGGTAATCATTGGTACAGATGGAAAAGAAGGTATCGATCTTACTGATTTTTACCGAAAAACAGGACTTGTCACAGTTGACCCTGGCCTTTTTAACACTGCCCTTGGTTTATCAAAAGTATCCAGACGTGACCCTGAAAAAGGGGAACTCACTTACCGTGGATACGACCTAAAAGAATTAGCATACCAATCTACTTTTGTTGAAACATCATTTTTATTAATTTATGGAAACCTTCCCACAAAACAAGAGTTAAGTGATTTTTCGAGCCGCCTTTCTAAACATTCAATGATCCACGAAGATATGTTGAATCTATTTGATGGATTCCCTGGTGTAGCAAACCCTCTTGCGGTTTTATCTGTGATGGTAACTTCTTTATCTAGTTATTATTTAGAAGAATATGAAGAGAAGTTAGATATGGGTGTGGATTTGATCGCGAGGTTACTTGCTAAAATTCGCACCATTGCTGCTTTCACTTACAAACATGCCGTGGGCCATCCTTTTGTTTACCCACAGGATAAAAATCCATACTGCACAAACTTTTTGTACATGATGCATAAACTCCCTGCGGATCATTATAATGTCCCTGAGGAATTCGATCGTATCCTAAACCAAATGTGGATTTTACATGCTGACCATGAACAAAATGTATCAAACACAGCAGTTCAAGTGGTAGGTTCGACTCAAGCCAATTTGTTTGCATCCATCTCTGCAGGGATTATGGCACAGTGGGGAGCAAGAGAGGGGGGTCGTCCAACAGCAGCGATTGGACTTATCGAAGACATCATCAAAACGAAAACCCCTGTAAAAGATTATTTTGAACGATTCAAACGGGGTGGTTTGAATATCCAAACCAATGGATTTGGACAAAAAGCTTATGATGTAGTGAGTCCAAGAGCACAAGTAGCACGAGAGATCATCAAAGAATTTTATAAAGGCCGTAAACTCAGTGCCGTTGAGGACATTGCACTCCAAATAGATGAAGTTGTCTGGAATGATCCTTACTTTATGGAAAATCTTTTGTACCCGAACTTAGAGTACTACTCTGGTTTGGTATTTCATACCTTGGGAATTCCAAAAAATATGTTTTCAGTCATGCAAGTGATTGGAAGGCTTCCTGGTTGGCTTGCCCATTGGAGAGAACAAAGGATGAAGGGAGACTTCTCAAAAGTTCGTCCAAAACAAATATATGTGGGCGAAAATCAAAGAAAGTACATCCCAATCGCTAACCGTCTCTAG
- a CDS encoding cytochrome c, producing the protein MNSKKVLVSLLAVSFAFVMVACGDSKPKEETPAVQETTTPAADPELVKGEELYLQNCSSCHGEKGAGDGAAAAALNPKPRNYKAPASEWKNGNTVAGITKTLKQGIKGTPMVAYSFLGDDNINILAKYVEHLSKN; encoded by the coding sequence ATGAACTCAAAAAAAGTACTAGTCTCTCTACTCGCTGTCTCCTTCGCATTTGTGATGGTGGCTTGTGGCGACTCCAAACCAAAAGAAGAAACACCTGCAGTGCAAGAAACTACCACTCCAGCTGCTGATCCAGAATTAGTAAAAGGAGAAGAATTATACCTCCAAAATTGTTCTTCTTGCCATGGTGAAAAAGGTGCTGGAGATGGAGCTGCTGCAGCTGCACTCAACCCAAAACCAAGAAACTACAAGGCTCCTGCTTCTGAGTGGAAAAATGGAAACACAGTTGCTGGTATCACAAAAACTTTGAAACAAGGGATCAAAGGAACTCCGATGGTTGCATATAGTTTCCTCGGCGATGATAACATCAATATCCTTGCAAAATACGTAGAACACCTTTCTAAAAATTAA
- a CDS encoding heme A synthase: MTLKRFYTILSAMILLNLLYGPLVRATDSGLACPDWPLCHGKFVPEFTFQIFMEVGHRYYSGILGILVGIGFVWILIKQETRKSLGIPATLSLLFLISQVILGGLTVTKLLHPTTVNLHLLNAVLLLSSCLTIRLLLSESKKSNFNANPNGKYYFILVLIVVLYQLFLGGKVSSHYAGLACPDFPTCHGEWFPEMVGTIRFHMEHRLFGYLTALLVLSLSAYAILTLHKREVKLYLKLAAYFVSFQIFLGAMNVLYQLPKLITGLHTLNGVLVFLFCYVASFYHFRSFKEEVR, encoded by the coding sequence ATGACACTCAAACGTTTTTACACCATCCTTTCCGCAATGATCCTACTGAATCTACTCTATGGACCTCTCGTTCGGGCCACAGACTCAGGACTCGCATGCCCAGATTGGCCTTTATGCCATGGAAAATTTGTGCCTGAGTTTACCTTCCAAATCTTTATGGAAGTAGGTCACCGTTATTACTCAGGAATATTAGGAATTCTTGTGGGGATCGGATTTGTTTGGATATTAATCAAACAAGAAACAAGGAAATCCTTGGGAATTCCTGCTACACTTTCATTATTATTCTTAATTTCACAAGTGATCCTTGGTGGATTAACCGTTACAAAGCTTCTCCACCCAACAACTGTTAACTTACACTTACTCAACGCAGTGTTATTATTATCATCCTGTTTAACCATTCGTTTACTTTTATCTGAATCTAAAAAATCAAACTTCAATGCAAATCCAAATGGAAAGTATTATTTTATATTAGTGCTTATTGTTGTTTTATACCAATTATTTTTGGGAGGAAAAGTAAGTTCTCACTACGCAGGTCTTGCTTGTCCAGATTTTCCAACTTGCCATGGGGAATGGTTTCCCGAAATGGTGGGAACCATTCGATTCCACATGGAACACAGGCTGTTTGGTTATCTAACAGCATTACTTGTATTGTCTTTATCTGCTTATGCAATCCTAACTTTACATAAAAGAGAAGTGAAACTCTATTTAAAACTTGCTGCTTACTTTGTTTCGTTTCAAATTTTTTTAGGGGCGATGAATGTATTGTATCAATTGCCAAAACTAATCACTGGCCTCCACACTCTCAACGGAGTCCTTGTTTTTTTATTCTGTTACGTAGCATCTTTTTATCATTTCCGATCGTTTAAAGAAGAGGTACGTTGA
- a CDS encoding SCO family protein: MNIRIFICFCFLFLFESAFAYDPHSNLARENKLPKELENIGFSDVTGKTLKLDIPFRDEQGKEVLFSDFLSQGKPILLSPVYFKCPTLCNFHLNGVFKSLKDLDWTLGKEYQYIAVSIDPKENESVSFPKKGAYLKDYGRQGGESGLHLLTGTQESIDALTKQLDFRYAWDGDAKQYIHASGVYVLTPSGRVSRIFQGIQLEPRDLKFAFLEASSGKIGSFVDKFALFCFQFDPRKNKYTIYAYRMMQFGGAVTLLLLGAFLYINWRKITNNNRQGVT, from the coding sequence GTGAACATCCGTATTTTCATTTGTTTCTGTTTTCTTTTTCTCTTCGAGTCAGCGTTTGCGTATGACCCTCATTCGAACTTAGCAAGAGAAAACAAACTTCCGAAAGAATTAGAAAACATTGGATTCTCGGATGTAACGGGCAAAACCCTCAAACTTGATATCCCTTTCCGTGACGAACAAGGAAAAGAAGTTCTTTTTTCTGACTTCCTCTCACAGGGAAAACCAATCCTCCTTTCTCCTGTATATTTCAAATGCCCAACCCTTTGTAACTTTCACTTAAATGGTGTTTTCAAAAGTTTAAAGGACCTTGATTGGACTCTCGGCAAAGAATACCAATACATTGCGGTATCCATTGACCCAAAAGAAAACGAGTCCGTTTCGTTTCCAAAAAAAGGTGCGTATTTGAAGGATTATGGGAGGCAAGGCGGGGAATCGGGATTACACCTACTGACAGGAACACAAGAATCCATTGATGCACTCACCAAACAATTGGATTTTCGTTATGCTTGGGACGGTGATGCCAAACAATACATCCATGCTAGTGGTGTGTATGTTCTCACTCCTTCTGGGAGAGTGTCTCGGATTTTCCAAGGCATCCAACTCGAACCAAGAGATTTAAAATTTGCCTTTCTTGAGGCATCTTCAGGTAAGATTGGGAGTTTTGTAGACAAGTTTGCTTTATTTTGCTTTCAATTTGATCCAAGAAAAAATAAATATACGATATACGCATACAGGATGATGCAATTCGGGGGGGCGGTCACCTTACTCCTCCTCGGTGCGTTTTTATACATAAACTGGCGAAAAATAACAAATAACAACCGTCAAGGAGTCACATAG
- a CDS encoding SpoIIE family protein phosphatase, with protein MVFLWSLVLLSCSVTEVPPIATHGQLTADSYLQNPEHTIQILGEWEYYPGLLVSPTELQELKSIREPHYFKVPGVWTKSFLEKGFLAGDGYASFHIELVHGQKGIPLSMKVPEMESAYILFVDGERLASNGYVSTSYQTGIPEYRPQIIDFIPKENKSSFLLQISNYHHRKGGPAQVITLGRTSEIHKQYEFEILRDMLLVGSILFMGLYHIFLYWNRKKDPFTYWFALTCILVALRVFITGNKYLVQIVPNLPWEIHLKLSYLSFFFITPIFAKYVYLLFKPYFSRRIYELLKYVGFAFCFIVLVTRSSFYTYLMVPFQIFTLFGALYTVVVLMRAIRDTLPGSVIFLFSFLVFVASFVNDILVNNLIINSPLTIHFGIFMMFFVQSIYIARNFSKGFVEAENLAIELSEKNQTLQKVQNQITILNERLETRVKDKTIELQSKLDQITKDMKLAKSIIQSVTKVPDMEPYIKVDIMYKPTADVGGDIFFVKRIQDFYYRFFLGDATGHGLQAALYSMMIQSEFERVSAVAMRPNDLLFYMNQHFYDKNADLQIYFPALVMDFDFHQSILRYAGGGVQNQIILKKNEGNLILENTGPIIGILEHYRYGIFESKVDSGDRIFLFTDGLFEELNEADGMQAWDDLLSMVQSTKDLPFGEVIPSIQTMLFQKMNKTTWKDDSTLILIEIA; from the coding sequence ATGGTTTTCCTCTGGAGTTTGGTACTTTTGTCATGTTCAGTGACAGAGGTACCTCCGATTGCAACTCACGGCCAACTAACTGCCGATTCATACTTACAAAACCCAGAACATACCATTCAAATTTTAGGAGAGTGGGAATATTACCCAGGCCTTCTTGTATCTCCAACAGAACTCCAAGAACTCAAATCCATTCGAGAACCCCATTATTTTAAAGTACCCGGTGTTTGGACAAAGTCATTTCTGGAAAAAGGATTTTTGGCTGGTGATGGTTATGCTTCGTTTCACATAGAACTTGTTCACGGACAAAAAGGTATCCCTTTATCCATGAAAGTACCTGAGATGGAATCCGCCTATATTTTGTTTGTTGATGGTGAAAGGTTAGCTTCCAATGGATATGTTTCGACTTCCTACCAAACAGGGATCCCTGAATATCGACCACAAATCATCGACTTCATTCCCAAAGAAAACAAATCATCATTTTTATTACAAATATCCAATTACCATCATAGAAAAGGTGGACCAGCTCAAGTCATCACATTAGGAAGGACTTCAGAAATCCATAAACAATATGAGTTCGAAATCCTTAGGGATATGTTACTTGTCGGAAGTATTTTATTTATGGGTTTGTATCATATTTTCCTATATTGGAATCGTAAAAAAGACCCATTTACTTATTGGTTTGCTTTAACTTGTATCCTTGTAGCACTGCGAGTTTTTATCACAGGTAATAAATACCTTGTACAAATTGTCCCAAATTTACCTTGGGAAATCCATTTAAAACTAAGTTATTTGAGTTTTTTCTTCATCACTCCCATCTTTGCAAAGTATGTATATTTATTATTTAAACCATATTTTTCTAGAAGGATTTACGAATTACTTAAATATGTTGGATTTGCTTTTTGTTTCATAGTCCTTGTCACACGATCTTCGTTTTACACATATTTGATGGTGCCTTTTCAAATTTTCACATTGTTTGGTGCTTTGTATACCGTCGTTGTTTTGATGAGAGCAATTCGAGATACTTTGCCTGGTTCCGTCATATTTTTATTCAGTTTTTTGGTTTTTGTGGCAAGTTTTGTAAATGATATTTTAGTAAACAATCTCATCATCAATTCTCCTCTCACCATACACTTCGGGATTTTTATGATGTTTTTTGTGCAGTCAATTTACATTGCACGGAATTTTTCGAAAGGGTTTGTGGAAGCAGAAAATCTAGCGATCGAACTTTCGGAAAAAAACCAAACCCTTCAAAAAGTACAAAACCAAATTACAATTTTGAATGAACGTTTGGAAACAAGAGTTAAAGACAAAACCATCGAATTACAAAGTAAATTGGATCAAATCACAAAGGATATGAAACTGGCAAAGTCCATCATCCAGAGTGTCACAAAAGTTCCAGATATGGAACCTTATATCAAAGTGGACATTATGTACAAACCAACAGCTGATGTTGGTGGCGACATTTTTTTTGTAAAAAGAATCCAGGATTTTTATTACCGATTCTTTTTGGGTGATGCCACTGGACACGGGTTACAAGCCGCATTGTATTCTATGATGATCCAATCAGAATTTGAAAGAGTTTCGGCAGTTGCTATGCGACCGAATGATCTATTGTTTTATATGAACCAACATTTTTATGACAAAAATGCTGACTTACAAATTTATTTTCCAGCACTTGTGATGGACTTTGATTTTCACCAATCAATACTTCGTTATGCGGGGGGTGGAGTCCAAAACCAAATTATTTTGAAAAAAAATGAAGGTAATTTGATTTTGGAAAACACAGGTCCTATCATTGGGATTCTTGAACATTATCGATACGGGATTTTTGAATCAAAAGTAGATTCAGGGGATAGAATCTTTTTATTTACTGATGGACTCTTTGAAGAATTAAACGAAGCAGATGGAATGCAGGCTTGGGACGATTTATTATCGATGGTTCAAAGTACAAAAGATTTACCTTTTGGAGAAGTCATTCCATCCATCCAAACGATGTTATTCCAAAAAATGAATAAAACCACTTGGAAAGATGATTCAACTTTAATTCTAATTGAAATCGCTTAA
- a CDS encoding TIGR01777 family oxidoreductase yields MKIGILGGTGLIGTSFITTAVQKGHRFRVFSRQTSIPKSLSSISELEFVSCILPQSADLEGLDAIINLVGEPIAGVRWTEERKQLISTSRIEFTRGLVARILDLKHPPKVFLNASAVGYYGMSESDHPHYTESSPPGDDFLAKLCVDWENQTLPLAKLGIRTILLRTGIVLSPKGGALEKMIPPFLMGVGGAIASGKQGMSWIHILDFINACIHLMTTESAKGAYNLVSPNPTSNAEFSKQLAKSLKRPNLFKVPSFAIQALFGEGSVVVTKGQYVLPERLLQSGYEFQFQNLDKALLNLLEKN; encoded by the coding sequence ATGAAAATTGGAATTTTAGGTGGAACGGGCCTTATAGGTACGTCCTTCATTACAACTGCAGTCCAAAAAGGACATCGTTTCCGTGTGTTTTCACGCCAAACATCCATTCCAAAATCTCTTTCCTCAATTTCAGAACTTGAATTTGTTTCTTGTATTTTGCCTCAGTCGGCAGATTTAGAAGGACTAGATGCAATCATCAATTTAGTTGGTGAGCCAATTGCTGGCGTTAGGTGGACTGAAGAAAGAAAACAATTAATAAGCACTTCAAGGATTGAATTCACTCGAGGACTTGTTGCTCGTATCCTAGATCTAAAACACCCACCAAAGGTTTTCCTGAATGCAAGTGCTGTTGGATATTATGGCATGTCAGAATCAGACCATCCTCATTACACAGAATCTTCTCCACCAGGGGATGATTTTTTGGCAAAACTCTGTGTAGATTGGGAAAACCAAACACTTCCTTTGGCAAAATTAGGAATTCGAACGATTCTACTTCGCACTGGGATTGTCCTATCTCCCAAAGGTGGAGCATTAGAAAAAATGATTCCACCGTTTCTTATGGGAGTTGGCGGAGCAATTGCTTCGGGTAAACAAGGAATGAGTTGGATCCATATTTTGGATTTTATCAATGCGTGCATTCATTTGATGACAACTGAATCTGCAAAAGGAGCTTATAATTTGGTTTCACCAAATCCAACAAGTAATGCAGAATTTTCAAAACAATTGGCAAAATCATTAAAACGCCCCAATTTGTTTAAAGTTCCAAGTTTCGCAATACAAGCGTTATTTGGCGAAGGAAGTGTTGTGGTGACAAAAGGGCAATATGTGCTACCAGAACGATTGTTACAATCGGGATATGAGTTTCAGTTTCAAAATTTAGATAAGGCACTCTTAAATCTTTTAGAAAAAAACTGA
- a CDS encoding AAA family ATPase gives MTTTPNKLSATPTIPPNKGKDKKFDISSIIEEGPLPVQKGEIQNLDLDEKLRKAYFWITNFAIINPFYDIEYNDTPPLKFSIGDSKSTITLPTAQSYSSFVLLPLLSLIVRGKCLLVGGPGRGKTASAILMGILAGYSIKEIKRAIQHGQPQMTITDLLGNPLPSDMMQAKSMDEIKIAWRKWLGMQVKIIDEYNRIPTRTQSALLTIMGDNYAEIYDQIYECPEAAWYLTANDDAGGGTYQVIEALKDRIDVVVKAPHFNTRFIKDLIQRVEEGYKPESLVPREIIFSEEEMKTITEQIKQVNFPAGLRRRMEFFASQFEFMEYAGEQLEYKTKDTAKLSATDFSRLSSLETGKDKIKDIGSQTKNGLSVRAIFTCINYAKALAYFRGLSEVTLDDLSHVLPFVLHDKLVQNMDSPFFEEADNQIYRSDRVSWIRKLFTLSLSEYVRLGLDKNDKVTKLSETFEQGLEGLSAKDTKQRLVEIEKEIESISKQRKLYGHMFDDLLNLKYLHQRYTNYLKWVESNV, from the coding sequence ATGACAACCACTCCAAATAAACTTTCGGCTACTCCTACAATTCCGCCAAACAAAGGTAAGGATAAGAAATTTGACATATCAAGTATCATTGAAGAAGGTCCATTGCCCGTTCAAAAAGGAGAAATCCAAAATCTGGACTTGGATGAAAAATTAAGGAAGGCTTATTTTTGGATTACAAATTTTGCCATCATTAACCCCTTTTATGACATAGAGTACAATGATACCCCTCCCTTAAAATTTTCCATTGGTGATTCCAAATCCACTATCACACTCCCAACTGCACAAAGTTATTCGAGTTTTGTTTTACTCCCTCTTTTATCACTCATTGTACGAGGGAAATGTTTGTTAGTTGGTGGTCCAGGCCGAGGAAAAACAGCATCCGCCATCCTTATGGGAATTCTTGCTGGTTATTCCATCAAAGAAATCAAACGCGCCATCCAACATGGCCAACCACAAATGACCATCACAGATTTATTAGGGAATCCACTTCCCAGTGATATGATGCAAGCCAAGTCCATGGACGAAATCAAAATTGCTTGGCGCAAATGGCTTGGGATGCAAGTAAAAATCATCGATGAATACAATCGAATTCCAACTAGAACACAATCTGCTCTTCTCACTATTATGGGTGATAACTATGCAGAAATTTATGACCAAATTTATGAATGCCCCGAGGCAGCTTGGTATTTAACTGCAAACGATGATGCAGGTGGTGGGACCTACCAAGTGATTGAAGCACTCAAGGACAGAATCGATGTGGTGGTAAAAGCACCACACTTTAATACACGTTTTATTAAAGATTTAATCCAAAGAGTGGAAGAAGGATATAAACCAGAATCTCTTGTTCCAAGAGAAATTATTTTTTCAGAAGAAGAAATGAAAACAATTACGGAACAAATCAAACAAGTCAACTTTCCGGCTGGTCTTCGGCGAAGGATGGAATTTTTTGCCTCACAGTTTGAATTTATGGAATATGCGGGAGAACAATTAGAATACAAAACCAAAGACACAGCCAAACTGAGTGCCACAGATTTTAGTCGTTTGTCTTCTTTGGAAACAGGCAAAGATAAAATCAAAGACATTGGGTCCCAAACCAAAAATGGACTAAGTGTTCGCGCCATTTTCACTTGTATCAATTATGCAAAGGCTCTCGCTTATTTCAGAGGACTTAGTGAAGTAACACTCGATGACCTAAGCCACGTTTTACCTTTTGTACTCCATGATAAACTAGTTCAAAACATGGACTCACCTTTTTTTGAAGAAGCCGACAACCAAATTTACCGCAGTGATCGAGTGAGTTGGATTCGAAAATTATTCACCTTATCCTTAAGTGAATACGTAAGACTTGGCCTAGACAAAAATGATAAAGTTACGAAACTTTCTGAAACATTTGAACAGGGTTTGGAAGGATTGTCAGCCAAAGACACCAAACAAAGATTAGTGGAAATAGAAAAAGAAATCGAATCTATATCCAAACAACGCAAACTTTACGGTCACATGTTCGATGATTTATTAAATTTGAAGTATTTACACCAACGTTACACCAATTACTTAAAATGGGTGGAATCAAATGTATGA
- a CDS encoding heme o synthase, which produces MFRLWNQLTKPRVTVLVLATVLPGMYLGTTGYPSLFSIVITLFGTYLMSSASFILNQYIERERDAVMYRTKQRPIPAGVISPNIALILGVVVAIIAFVILTYYVNLLTAICALSALLLYVFLYTIWLKPRTEQNIVIGGISGCIGPLIGYAAMANTLPVQAWIMFLMIFLWTPAHFWALAIFLKDDYEFAGIPMMPVVSGIQKTVNQIFLYAIAYSASVIGFYFVDDRMGYLFLLSAIVLTVLILTFAYRLKLSMDKVLAKRFFFFSILHLFLVSIAIVIDSKI; this is translated from the coding sequence ATGTTCCGTTTATGGAACCAATTGACAAAACCAAGGGTCACAGTACTCGTTCTTGCGACCGTACTACCAGGAATGTATCTTGGTACAACTGGATACCCTAGTTTATTTTCGATTGTCATTACCTTATTTGGGACCTATTTGATGAGTTCTGCTTCCTTTATCCTCAACCAATACATTGAGAGAGAAAGGGATGCAGTCATGTATCGGACAAAACAAAGACCAATCCCTGCGGGAGTGATCTCCCCTAACATAGCTCTAATTTTAGGAGTTGTTGTTGCAATCATTGCCTTTGTTATCTTAACTTACTATGTAAATCTATTAACTGCAATTTGCGCTTTATCAGCTCTATTATTGTATGTATTTTTATACACCATTTGGTTAAAACCGAGAACTGAACAAAATATCGTCATCGGTGGGATCTCTGGTTGTATTGGCCCACTCATAGGATATGCAGCAATGGCAAATACTTTGCCAGTCCAAGCATGGATTATGTTTTTGATGATTTTCCTTTGGACCCCTGCGCATTTTTGGGCACTTGCCATTTTCTTAAAAGATGATTATGAATTTGCAGGTATCCCAATGATGCCTGTGGTTTCTGGGATTCAAAAAACAGTGAACCAAATTTTTCTATATGCCATTGCCTATTCCGCATCTGTTATCGGATTCTATTTTGTAGACGATCGTATGGGGTATTTATTTTTACTTTCTGCAATTGTACTCACCGTTCTCATCCTGACATTTGCCTATCGTTTGAAACTTTCAATGGACAAAGTATTGGCAAAACGATTTTTCTTTTTTAGTATTTTACACTTATTTCTCGTGAGTATCGCCATCGTTATCGATTCCAAAATTTAG